Proteins encoded in a region of the Quercus lobata isolate SW786 chromosome 8, ValleyOak3.0 Primary Assembly, whole genome shotgun sequence genome:
- the LOC115955147 gene encoding glutamate receptor 3.7-like isoform X2, which produces MKHSVILLPLVVLIWVFLNGSVYCQGPAVVNIGAIFTFNSVIGRAAKVAMETAVSDVNADPKILNGTKLNLISEDANCSAFLGSVGAFQVLEEGVVAIIGPQSSAIAHMISEIANGLRVPLVSYAATDPTLSASQFPFFIRSTQSDSYQMAAVAELVDFYEWKEVIAIFVDDDYGRSGIAYLDDELEKKQLKIAYKLPLPIQLDPGNITDMLNKSKLLGPRVYVVHVGPDPSLRIFSIAQQLEMITTNYVWLATDWLSTTLDSFSQMNKTSLRILQGVVGLRQHIPESSQKRAFVSRWRKFLLEGLARSELNTYGFQAYDTVWTAAYSIDKFLKKQRNITFSSSDKLQKFISTKMQMRTLKVFDHGSLLHDILLKTNFTGLSGQVQFNQDRNIVSGGYDVINIDKMAIHTVGYWSNSSGFSILPQENPQMDQKNYSRPNQKLKNVTWPGGKTERPRGWVIADNGRPLRIGVPFRASFVEFATKVNNSDDMQGYCIDVFKEALKLVPYDVPYKLEPFGDGHSNPSYDGIVKMVQNGSFDAAVGDIAIVTNRTRIVDFSQPYATTGLVIVAPIHNSKSSAWVFLKPFTVEMWCVTAASFVMIAVVIWILEHRVNNDFRGPPRKQLVTMFLFSFSTLFKTNQESTESSLGKMVMVVWLFLLMVITASYTASLTSILTVQQLSSPISGIDSLIASNWPIGYQVGSFAYSYLADNLYIARSRLIELGSPEEYENALRKGPKGGGVGAIIDELTYVDLFLSKQTEFGIIGQPFTKSGWGFFLTYFSHYQI; this is translated from the exons ATGAAACACTCTGTGATTCTTCTGCCACTAGTAGTTTTGATTTGGGTATTCCTTAATGGCTCTGTGTACTGCCAAGGTCCTGCTGTTGTGAACATTGGTGcaatttttactttcaattcGGTTATTGGTAGAGCCGCCAAGGTGGCCATGGAAACAGCAGTCTCTGATGTCAATGCGGATCCAAAAATTCTCAACGGGACAAAGCTGAATTTGATCTCGGAGGATGCAAATTGTAGTGCCTTCTTGGGGTCCGTTGGAG CTTTTCAGGTACTTGAGGAAGGAGTAGTGGCCATAATTGGTCCACAGTCCTCTGCTATAGCTCATATGATTTCTGAGATTGCTAATGGTCTCCGAGTGCCTCTTGTCTCATATGCTGCCACTGATCCAACTCTTTCTGCCAGCCAATTCCCATTCTTTATTCGAAGTACACAAAGCGATTCCTACCAAATGGCTGCTGTGGCTGAATTAGTTGACTTCTACGAATGGAAAGAAGTCATTGCCATCTTTGTCGATGATGATTATGGAAGGAGCGGGATAGCTTATTTAGATGATGAACTTGAGAAGAAACAATTGAAGATTGCTTATAAATTGCCTTTGCCAATCCAGTTAGATCCAGGCAACATCACCGATATGCTCAACAAATCAAAATTGCTCGGTCCTCGTGTCTATGTTGTTCATGTTGGTCCTGACCCCAGTTTGAGAATCTTCTCCATAGCTCAGCAACTTGAAATGATAACCACCAACTATGTCTGGCTTGCGACAGATTGGCTTTCTACTACCTTAGATTCATTCTCTCAAATGAATAAAACTTCACTCCGTATCCTCCAAGGGGTAGTGGGGCTTCGTCAACATATTCCAGAGTCCAGCCAGAAGAGGGCTTTTGTGTCTAGATGGAGAAAATTTCTACTAGAGGGTTTAGCACGTTCTGAGTTGAATACCTATGGATTCCAGGCTTATGACACAGTGTGGACAGCTGCATATTCAATTGATAAGTTTCTGAAAAAACAACGAAATATCACATTCTCTTCCAGTGATAAGTtgcaaaaatttatttcaactAAAATGCAGATGAGGACGCTCAAAGTCTTTGATCATGGATCTCTTCTGCATGATATATTATTGAAGACAAACTTCACTGGTTTAAGTGGTCAAGTCCAATTCAATCAAGATAGGAACATCGTGAGTGGTGGTTATGATGTCATTAATATCGACAAGATGGCAATTCATACAGTTGGTTATTGGTCTAATTCTTCAGGCTTTTCAATTTTACCCCAAGAAAATCCCCAAATGGATCAAAAGAATTATTCCCGCCCAAATCAGAAGCTTAAAAATGTTACTTGGCCCGGTGGAAAGACAGAAAGGCCACGTGGCTGGGTAATTGCAGACAATGGAAGACCATTGAGGATTGGAGTCCCATTTAGAGCAAGTTTTGTTGAATTTGCTACTAAAGTCAACAACAGCGATGACATGCAAGGATACTGTATTGATGTGTTCAAGGAAGCACTAAAATTAGTGCCTTATGATGTTCCTTACAAATTGGAGCCTTTTGGGGATGGCCACTCCAATCCCAGTTATGATGGGATTGTAAAGATGGTACAAAACGGG TCGTTTGATGCAGCTGTCGGGGACATTGCAATTGTGACAAACAGGACAAGGATTGTGGATTTTTCACAACCTTATGCTACTACTGGTCTTGTCATAGTGGCTCCTATCCACAATTCAAAATCAAGTGCTTGGGTGTTTCTTAAACCTTTTACAGTAGAGATGTGGTGCGTTACTGCAGCTTCTTTTGTAATGATTGCAGTAGTTATTTGGATTCTTGAGCATCGAGTCAATAACGATTTCCGGGGCCCCCCTAGGAAGCAGCTTGTTACAATGTTTCT gTTCAGCTTCTCAACATTGTTCAAGACAAATC AGGAAAGTACAGAAAGCTCACTTGGAAAGATGGTGATGGTGGTGTGGCTTTTCCTATTGATGGTCATCACAGCAAGCTATACAGCAAGCTTGACTTCAATTCTCACGGTTCAGCAGCTTTCATCACCCATCTCAGGAATTGATAGCTTGATTGCAAGTAATTGGCCTATTGGGTATCAAGTAGGTTCATTTGCTTATAGCTATCTGGCAGACAATCTTTACATAGCTAGGTCAAGACTCATTGAACTAGGCTCCCCAGAGGAGTATGAGAATGCACTCCGAAAAGGGCCAAAAGGTGGAGGGGTGGGAGCTATTATAGATGAGCTTACATATGTGGACTTGTTTCTATCAAAGCAAACTGAATTTGGGATTATTGGGCAGCCATTTACCAAGAGTGGATGGGGATTT TTTCTCACTTATTTTTCTCACTACCAAATCTAG
- the LOC115955147 gene encoding glutamate receptor 3.7-like isoform X1, with protein sequence MKHSVILLPLVVLIWVFLNGSVYCQGPAVVNIGAIFTFNSVIGRAAKVAMETAVSDVNADPKILNGTKLNLISEDANCSAFLGSVGAFQVLEEGVVAIIGPQSSAIAHMISEIANGLRVPLVSYAATDPTLSASQFPFFIRSTQSDSYQMAAVAELVDFYEWKEVIAIFVDDDYGRSGIAYLDDELEKKQLKIAYKLPLPIQLDPGNITDMLNKSKLLGPRVYVVHVGPDPSLRIFSIAQQLEMITTNYVWLATDWLSTTLDSFSQMNKTSLRILQGVVGLRQHIPESSQKRAFVSRWRKFLLEGLARSELNTYGFQAYDTVWTAAYSIDKFLKKQRNITFSSSDKLQKFISTKMQMRTLKVFDHGSLLHDILLKTNFTGLSGQVQFNQDRNIVSGGYDVINIDKMAIHTVGYWSNSSGFSILPQENPQMDQKNYSRPNQKLKNVTWPGGKTERPRGWVIADNGRPLRIGVPFRASFVEFATKVNNSDDMQGYCIDVFKEALKLVPYDVPYKLEPFGDGHSNPSYDGIVKMVQNGSFDAAVGDIAIVTNRTRIVDFSQPYATTGLVIVAPIHNSKSSAWVFLKPFTVEMWCVTAASFVMIAVVIWILEHRVNNDFRGPPRKQLVTMFLFSFSTLFKTNQESTESSLGKMVMVVWLFLLMVITASYTASLTSILTVQQLSSPISGIDSLIASNWPIGYQVGSFAYSYLADNLYIARSRLIELGSPEEYENALRKGPKGGGVGAIIDELTYVDLFLSKQTEFGIIGQPFTKSGWGFAFKRDSQLAVDISTAILKLSESGELQKIHEKWFCKMGCPGERRQNSEPNQLHMISFWGLYLLCGVFTIGALLVFLLQMVRQFVRYKREKKRSAPPSPISSRPHCSQVIYNFFDFIDEKEEAIKKIFTQSDNPPGPVS encoded by the exons ATGAAACACTCTGTGATTCTTCTGCCACTAGTAGTTTTGATTTGGGTATTCCTTAATGGCTCTGTGTACTGCCAAGGTCCTGCTGTTGTGAACATTGGTGcaatttttactttcaattcGGTTATTGGTAGAGCCGCCAAGGTGGCCATGGAAACAGCAGTCTCTGATGTCAATGCGGATCCAAAAATTCTCAACGGGACAAAGCTGAATTTGATCTCGGAGGATGCAAATTGTAGTGCCTTCTTGGGGTCCGTTGGAG CTTTTCAGGTACTTGAGGAAGGAGTAGTGGCCATAATTGGTCCACAGTCCTCTGCTATAGCTCATATGATTTCTGAGATTGCTAATGGTCTCCGAGTGCCTCTTGTCTCATATGCTGCCACTGATCCAACTCTTTCTGCCAGCCAATTCCCATTCTTTATTCGAAGTACACAAAGCGATTCCTACCAAATGGCTGCTGTGGCTGAATTAGTTGACTTCTACGAATGGAAAGAAGTCATTGCCATCTTTGTCGATGATGATTATGGAAGGAGCGGGATAGCTTATTTAGATGATGAACTTGAGAAGAAACAATTGAAGATTGCTTATAAATTGCCTTTGCCAATCCAGTTAGATCCAGGCAACATCACCGATATGCTCAACAAATCAAAATTGCTCGGTCCTCGTGTCTATGTTGTTCATGTTGGTCCTGACCCCAGTTTGAGAATCTTCTCCATAGCTCAGCAACTTGAAATGATAACCACCAACTATGTCTGGCTTGCGACAGATTGGCTTTCTACTACCTTAGATTCATTCTCTCAAATGAATAAAACTTCACTCCGTATCCTCCAAGGGGTAGTGGGGCTTCGTCAACATATTCCAGAGTCCAGCCAGAAGAGGGCTTTTGTGTCTAGATGGAGAAAATTTCTACTAGAGGGTTTAGCACGTTCTGAGTTGAATACCTATGGATTCCAGGCTTATGACACAGTGTGGACAGCTGCATATTCAATTGATAAGTTTCTGAAAAAACAACGAAATATCACATTCTCTTCCAGTGATAAGTtgcaaaaatttatttcaactAAAATGCAGATGAGGACGCTCAAAGTCTTTGATCATGGATCTCTTCTGCATGATATATTATTGAAGACAAACTTCACTGGTTTAAGTGGTCAAGTCCAATTCAATCAAGATAGGAACATCGTGAGTGGTGGTTATGATGTCATTAATATCGACAAGATGGCAATTCATACAGTTGGTTATTGGTCTAATTCTTCAGGCTTTTCAATTTTACCCCAAGAAAATCCCCAAATGGATCAAAAGAATTATTCCCGCCCAAATCAGAAGCTTAAAAATGTTACTTGGCCCGGTGGAAAGACAGAAAGGCCACGTGGCTGGGTAATTGCAGACAATGGAAGACCATTGAGGATTGGAGTCCCATTTAGAGCAAGTTTTGTTGAATTTGCTACTAAAGTCAACAACAGCGATGACATGCAAGGATACTGTATTGATGTGTTCAAGGAAGCACTAAAATTAGTGCCTTATGATGTTCCTTACAAATTGGAGCCTTTTGGGGATGGCCACTCCAATCCCAGTTATGATGGGATTGTAAAGATGGTACAAAACGGG TCGTTTGATGCAGCTGTCGGGGACATTGCAATTGTGACAAACAGGACAAGGATTGTGGATTTTTCACAACCTTATGCTACTACTGGTCTTGTCATAGTGGCTCCTATCCACAATTCAAAATCAAGTGCTTGGGTGTTTCTTAAACCTTTTACAGTAGAGATGTGGTGCGTTACTGCAGCTTCTTTTGTAATGATTGCAGTAGTTATTTGGATTCTTGAGCATCGAGTCAATAACGATTTCCGGGGCCCCCCTAGGAAGCAGCTTGTTACAATGTTTCT gTTCAGCTTCTCAACATTGTTCAAGACAAATC AGGAAAGTACAGAAAGCTCACTTGGAAAGATGGTGATGGTGGTGTGGCTTTTCCTATTGATGGTCATCACAGCAAGCTATACAGCAAGCTTGACTTCAATTCTCACGGTTCAGCAGCTTTCATCACCCATCTCAGGAATTGATAGCTTGATTGCAAGTAATTGGCCTATTGGGTATCAAGTAGGTTCATTTGCTTATAGCTATCTGGCAGACAATCTTTACATAGCTAGGTCAAGACTCATTGAACTAGGCTCCCCAGAGGAGTATGAGAATGCACTCCGAAAAGGGCCAAAAGGTGGAGGGGTGGGAGCTATTATAGATGAGCTTACATATGTGGACTTGTTTCTATCAAAGCAAACTGAATTTGGGATTATTGGGCAGCCATTTACCAAGAGTGGATGGGGATTT GCTTTCAAGAGAGATTCCCAGCTTGCTGTTGACATTTCAACTGCAATCTTGAAACTTTCTGAGAGTGGAGAGCTTCAGAAGATCCATGAGAAGTGGTTCTGTAAGATGGGTTGTCCTGGAGAGAGGAGACAGAACTCTGAACCTAACCAACTCCACATGATCAGCTTTTGGGGTCTCTATTTATTGTGTGGTGTCTTCACTATTGGTGCCCTTCTTGTGTTTCTGCTCCAAATGGTTCGCCAGTTTGTGCGGTACAAACGAGAGAAGAAGAGGTCTGCTCCTCCATCGCCTATCTCGTCAAGGCCTCACTGTTCTCAGGTCATTTACAACTTTTTTGACTTCATTGATGAGAAGGAAGAAGctatcaagaaaatatttacTCAATCTGACAATCCTCCAGGTCCCGTTAGCTAA